In the genome of Candidatus Auribacterota bacterium, the window AAGATGCTCGAGCAGATACACAGTGAGCCGGGGGGCAAAGGCATAAAGCACATCCGGTTCAGGATTGGGGAGATTTAAATGCCCAAGTACGATGCGAGAACCATCATCGTCCTCGACGGCATCGCGGCGGTGCGCAAGCGCCCGGCGATGTACATCGGGGACACCGGTCCCCGCGGATTGCACCACCTCGTTTATGAGGTGGTTGACAACTCGATCGACGAGGCCATGGTGGGCTACTGCAAGAGAATAGACGTGAGCGTCCACGTTGATGGCTCGGTGACGGTTATCGATGACGGGCGGGGAATACCCGTTGATGAACACGCGACCGAGAAGAAGCCCGCGCTCGAGGTCGTCCTTACCACCCTCCACGCGGGCGGAAAATTTGACCATGAGGCGTACAAGGTGTCGGGGGGACTTCACGGCGTGGGGGTGTCCTGTGTGAACGCCCTGAGCGAGTGGATGGAGGCAGAGGTCAGGCGGGATGGTCATATCTACAGTCAGAAGTTTCAGCGGGGTAAGACCGCCTCCAAGCTCCAGGTGATCGGGAAGAGCAGCAAGACGGGAACCAAGATCACCTTCAAACCCGACCCCAAGATATTCGCGGTCGCCGAGTTTAACTACGACACGCTCTGCAACCGGCTGAGAGAGCTCGCATTTCTCAACGCGGGCATCGAAATCAATCTCAAGGACGAGAAGAGCGAGAAGGAGAACGCGTTCAAGTACGAGGGGGGGATCGTTTCATTCGTCCAGCACCTCAACGAGAATAAAGCGTGCCTGCACAAGAAGGTGGTGTACCTGCACAGCAGCAGGGAGGATGTTGAAGCGGAAATCGCGCTCCAGTACAACGATGGGTACACGGAGGCGATATTCTCCTATGCCAACAACATCAACACGATAGAGGGCGGCACGCACCTGAGCGGCTTTAAGTCGGCCCTCACCCGTACAGTGAACGCCTACGCGCGCCAGGCGGGCTCCTCCAAGGAGAGCGACAGGGCGATGAGCGGTGAGGATATACGCGAGGGGATCACGGCGGTCATCAGCGTGAAGGTCAAAGAGCCGCAGTTCGAAGGCCAGACGAAGACGAAGCTGGGGAACAGCGAGGTGGAGGGGATCGTCGCGTCAATCGTGAACGAGGGCTTGGCTGAGTTTCTCGAGGAAAACCCCGGGGACGCGAGGGGGATTGTGGAGAAGTGCCTGCTCGCGTCGAGAGCGAGGGAGGCGGCGAGGAAGGCGCGCGACCTAACGAGGAGGAAGGGCGCACTGGACGGCCTGTCGCTGCCGGGAAAGCTGGCTGATTGCTCGGAGAGGGATCCGGCGCGCAGCGAGCTCTTCATCGTGGAGGGGGATTCCGCTGGAGGTTCGGCGAAACAGGGGCGTGACAGGCGGTTCCAGGCGATACTTCCGCTGAGGGGAAAATTGATCAATGTGGAAAAGGCGAGGCTCGACAAGGTGTTGAACAACGAGGAGATACGGACGCTCATCACCGCCGTGGGCACGGGAATCGGCCAGGAGGATTTCGATATCGCCAGACTGCGGTACCATAAGCTGGTGCTCATGTGCGACGCCGATATAGACGGCTGCCACATCCGGACGCTGTTGCTCACATTCCTGTTCAGGCAGATGCGGCCGTTGATCGAGCAGGGATACGTCTATATCGCCCAGCCACCGCTCTATAAGATCAAGAGAAAGAAAACCGAGCGGTATGTTGAAAACGATAGGGAGATGAACTCCATCCTCCTCGATCTCGGCTGCGAGGATGTGAAGCTCGTCAGCCTGAAAGACAGCAGGGAGTTTGACTGTCGGAAATTGAGGGGAATTCTTGATCTGCTCATTGAGCTCGAATACTTCTCGGGCATCCTGAAACGCAAGGGCGTTAAGTTCGACGAGTACATGGCCCACCGGGACAAGAAAAACAACCGGCTCCCCCTCTACCAGGTGAGGAGCAATGGTGAGGAGCGGTATCTCTTTTCTGACGAGGAGCTGGCGAGGCTCACCGCTGAGGAAGAGAAGAAGCGCGGGCGGGATCTGGAAATTCTCACTGAGGGGGCTGCGGCATCCAGGGAGGAGCACGGGATCGAGGTGCTGGAGCTCTATGAGGCGCGGGAGCTCTCGCGGGTCCTGGAATCCCTCGGAAAGGCAGGGCTCAACCTGGAGTGCCTGGGCGATTCAAAAAAGCCGGTCTTTGAGTTGCAGTCAGGCAGCGAGGGCGCGATTCGCATCCATTCGATCATAGGAATCCTGCATGCGGTCAGGGACGTGGGGAAGAGGGGGTTGAGTATCCAGCGGTACAAGGGGTTGGGAGAGATGAATCCCGAGCAGCTCTGGGAAACGACCATGGATCCCGAGCGGAGAACTTTGCTCAAGGTGACGATCGAGGATGCCGTTGCCGCAGACCGCATGTTCACCGTCTTGATGGGGAGTGATGTTGCCCCCCGCAGGAAGTTCATCGAGCAGAACGCGCTCCATGTGAGGAACCTGGATATATAGTCCCATTCTGCGGTCCGACGCCGCGGAGGGCCCCCGTTTCAGACTGAGAAACGCGAGGGGCATTGCATGGCAGGCGAGAGGCAACCAACTGGCGCAGAGTTAATAATGGCAAGACGTACCCTATGATTGACGAGTCAGGAAAACTGGCATTACGCGATATCGAAGATGAGATGCGAGAGTCGTACACGAGCTATGCCATGAGCGTGATCATCTCGAGAGCGCTCCCGGATGCCCGTGACGGCTTGAAGCCCTCCCAGCGGCGCATCATGGTCGCGATGA includes:
- the gyrB gene encoding DNA topoisomerase (ATP-hydrolyzing) subunit B — its product is MPKYDARTIIVLDGIAAVRKRPAMYIGDTGPRGLHHLVYEVVDNSIDEAMVGYCKRIDVSVHVDGSVTVIDDGRGIPVDEHATEKKPALEVVLTTLHAGGKFDHEAYKVSGGLHGVGVSCVNALSEWMEAEVRRDGHIYSQKFQRGKTASKLQVIGKSSKTGTKITFKPDPKIFAVAEFNYDTLCNRLRELAFLNAGIEINLKDEKSEKENAFKYEGGIVSFVQHLNENKACLHKKVVYLHSSREDVEAEIALQYNDGYTEAIFSYANNINTIEGGTHLSGFKSALTRTVNAYARQAGSSKESDRAMSGEDIREGITAVISVKVKEPQFEGQTKTKLGNSEVEGIVASIVNEGLAEFLEENPGDARGIVEKCLLASRAREAARKARDLTRRKGALDGLSLPGKLADCSERDPARSELFIVEGDSAGGSAKQGRDRRFQAILPLRGKLINVEKARLDKVLNNEEIRTLITAVGTGIGQEDFDIARLRYHKLVLMCDADIDGCHIRTLLLTFLFRQMRPLIEQGYVYIAQPPLYKIKRKKTERYVENDREMNSILLDLGCEDVKLVSLKDSREFDCRKLRGILDLLIELEYFSGILKRKGVKFDEYMAHRDKKNNRLPLYQVRSNGEERYLFSDEELARLTAEEEKKRGRDLEILTEGAAASREEHGIEVLELYEARELSRVLESLGKAGLNLECLGDSKKPVFELQSGSEGAIRIHSIIGILHAVRDVGKRGLSIQRYKGLGEMNPEQLWETTMDPERRTLLKVTIEDAVAADRMFTVLMGSDVAPRRKFIEQNALHVRNLDI